From Salinirubellus salinus, the proteins below share one genomic window:
- a CDS encoding ABC transporter ATP-binding protein: MTDGERSAPAIETRGLTKRYGDVTALSALDLTVPRGELYGFLGPNGAGKSTTINVLTGQLEPDEGSARVAGIDPVANPVQARAAVGILPENGRPPSFLTVREYFEFAGATRGLSDERVAEAVDAWADRLEFRHKLDTLCTDLSQGERQKVLVTQAFIHEPEVVFIDEPLTNLDPIMQERVKRFFRTYREAGNTLFLSTHFIGTAEEVCTRVGIINRGRLLAEIRPSELDGDSLLDRFFETVDADSGEGAAVESGLAADPAAPGADSAAGEVEAASED; this comes from the coding sequence ATGACCGACGGCGAGCGCTCGGCCCCGGCGATCGAGACCCGTGGGCTGACCAAGCGCTACGGCGACGTGACCGCACTCTCAGCGCTCGACCTGACGGTCCCCCGCGGAGAACTCTACGGCTTCCTCGGGCCGAACGGGGCCGGCAAGTCGACGACCATCAACGTCCTCACCGGGCAACTGGAACCCGACGAGGGGAGCGCTCGCGTGGCGGGTATCGACCCCGTGGCGAACCCCGTGCAGGCCCGCGCGGCGGTCGGTATCCTCCCGGAGAACGGTCGGCCGCCCTCGTTCCTCACCGTCCGCGAGTACTTCGAGTTCGCGGGGGCGACCCGCGGCCTCTCGGACGAACGGGTCGCCGAGGCCGTCGACGCCTGGGCCGACCGACTGGAGTTCCGCCACAAGCTCGACACCCTCTGTACGGACCTCTCGCAGGGCGAACGCCAGAAGGTGCTCGTCACGCAGGCGTTCATCCACGAACCCGAGGTGGTGTTCATCGACGAGCCGCTGACGAACCTCGACCCGATAATGCAGGAGCGGGTCAAGCGGTTCTTCCGCACCTACCGCGAGGCCGGCAACACGCTCTTCCTGTCGACGCACTTCATCGGCACCGCCGAGGAGGTCTGTACCCGGGTGGGCATCATCAACCGCGGGCGCCTGTTGGCGGAGATACGCCCGAGCGAACTCGACGGCGACAGCCTGCTCGACCGCTTCTTCGAGACGGTCGACGCCGACAGCGGCGAGGGCGCGGCTGTCGAGTCGGGGCTGGCGGCCGACCCGGCCGCGCCGGGCGCCGACTCGGCCGCAGGGGAGGTCGAGGCCGCGAGCGAGGACTGA
- a CDS encoding sensor histidine kinase: protein MERERRVLRALHGATRDLMSATDERCIASRAVDAASEVLGFEGTGVRLHDADRDHLVSASVGGEASTGLDGRPPFPVDDSPHGEAFRTGETVLHEVAPDSPYGLDAFEHTMYVPLGDHGVLSVGRRTGQFTREEVTRAELLGRNVTAALDRAERERRLRERERRLERERGRLDEFAGVVSHDLRNPLGVAIGRVELARELATDEVDEHLAAVERAHDRMDERIEEVLALAREGRVVGEPRPVDLAGAARAAWRAVGDAGDRATLVGADRLPTVEGDGERLRALFENLFRNALDHARGDGDPLTVTVGPFADGDGFYVADDGAGIPSERRETVFRSGVTTREDGTGFGLAIVRSIAEAHGWTVSVTESDDGGARFEVREASTAA, encoded by the coding sequence GTGGAGCGGGAACGTCGGGTACTGCGGGCGCTGCACGGCGCGACGCGCGACCTGATGAGTGCCACCGACGAGCGGTGCATCGCGTCGCGGGCCGTCGACGCCGCGAGCGAGGTACTGGGGTTCGAAGGCACGGGCGTCCGGCTACACGACGCCGACCGCGACCACCTCGTGAGCGCCAGCGTCGGCGGGGAGGCGTCGACGGGCCTCGACGGTCGCCCGCCGTTCCCCGTCGACGACAGCCCGCACGGCGAGGCGTTCCGCACCGGCGAGACGGTGCTCCACGAGGTCGCGCCAGACAGCCCGTACGGCCTCGACGCCTTCGAACACACGATGTACGTCCCCCTCGGGGACCACGGCGTCCTGAGCGTCGGCCGTCGGACCGGGCAGTTCACCCGCGAGGAGGTGACGAGGGCGGAGCTACTGGGCCGGAACGTCACCGCCGCGCTGGACCGGGCCGAGCGCGAGCGCCGGTTGCGAGAGCGCGAGCGCCGACTCGAACGCGAGCGAGGGCGCCTCGACGAGTTCGCGGGCGTCGTCAGCCACGACCTCCGGAACCCGCTCGGCGTCGCCATCGGCCGTGTCGAACTCGCCCGCGAACTGGCGACCGACGAGGTGGACGAACACCTCGCGGCCGTCGAACGCGCCCACGACCGGATGGACGAGCGCATCGAGGAGGTACTGGCGCTCGCACGTGAGGGCCGCGTCGTCGGCGAACCGCGACCCGTCGACCTCGCGGGGGCCGCTCGCGCGGCGTGGCGTGCCGTCGGCGACGCGGGCGACCGGGCCACGCTCGTCGGTGCCGACCGCCTGCCCACCGTCGAGGGGGACGGCGAACGGCTCCGTGCGCTCTTCGAGAACCTGTTCCGGAACGCACTGGACCACGCCCGCGGGGACGGGGACCCGCTGACGGTCACGGTCGGCCCGTTCGCCGACGGCGACGGGTTCTACGTCGCCGACGACGGGGCTGGTATCCCGTCGGAGCGGCGCGAGACGGTGTTCCGCTCGGGGGTGACCACCCGCGAGGACGGGACGGGGTTCGGCCTCGCCATCGTCCGCTCCATCGCCGAGGCCCACGGCTGGACCGTCTCGGTCACCGAGAGCGACGACGGCGGCGCCCGCTTCGAGGTGCGCGAGGCGAGCACCGCGGCGTGA
- the ppk1 gene encoding polyphosphate kinase 1, which produces MSRDGAATTGAGAAAESTVDLSDPSLYLNRELSELAFQRRVLNEALDERNPLLERVRFLAIFTRNMDEFFMKRVGGLKQQIQAGVTERTPDGRTPREQWTEVLATARPMFEAQSDCWAVVDDLLAEAGIEVVGDYEALTADERDRMRSYFESSVLPTLTPLAFDPAHPFPFISNRSLSLAVLTRGPDEEEATFTRVKIPQNRPRLVELEPGRYVRLEEVMRANLDLLFPNVEVVDTALFRLTRNAEVRRQEEVAEDLIEMIREVLEQRRFATVVRLEVSEDAPEAVVGLLTEQLELEEREVYRLAGPLDYRPLEELTDLDRPELSLPSWTPQPHPRLERSTGHALAGAGDEDPVSVFEEIRRDDVLLHHPYHSFEATFQRFLDEAASDPDVLAIKAAIYRTASDSKVIESLIEAAENGKQVAVMVELKARFDEENNLDWVRTLEEEGIHVAYGTVGLKTHTKTALVVRDEPDGVQLYSHVGTGNYHSGTAKGYVDLGLLTADRDVGDDLVKVFNFFTGPSLDESFRKLLIAPVTMREEFTRYVQREAEHARAGRDARIVVKVNGLEDPEMVAELYRASMAGVDVDLIVRDICRLRPGLEGVSENVRVHSVVGRFLEHSRIYYFENAGDPEYYLGSADWMTRNLDKRVEAVAPVEDPEIREQLRFNLELVLADNRRRWVMDSDGEYEQVRPDEDERVVDTQAVLMDRTWAALEAEGEHRGIVPDHPDVGRELLVEPRPDAEDDGDTDERRDEVAAADPFDRFADRWYVPDSERYDYTVRTPEGGRRYFVTRDGARDALTRFYG; this is translated from the coding sequence ATGTCACGGGACGGTGCGGCGACGACGGGGGCGGGAGCGGCGGCCGAGTCGACGGTCGACCTCTCGGACCCGTCGCTCTATCTCAATCGCGAACTCTCCGAACTGGCGTTCCAGCGGCGGGTCCTGAACGAGGCGCTGGACGAGCGCAACCCGCTGCTCGAACGGGTCCGCTTTCTCGCCATCTTCACCCGGAACATGGACGAGTTCTTCATGAAGCGGGTGGGTGGACTGAAACAGCAGATACAGGCCGGCGTCACCGAGCGGACGCCGGACGGACGCACGCCGCGAGAGCAGTGGACGGAGGTGCTCGCGACGGCCCGGCCGATGTTCGAGGCCCAGTCCGACTGCTGGGCGGTGGTCGACGACCTGCTCGCCGAGGCGGGTATCGAGGTGGTGGGGGACTACGAGGCGCTGACGGCCGACGAGCGGGACCGGATGCGCTCGTACTTCGAGTCGTCGGTCCTGCCGACGCTGACGCCGCTGGCGTTCGACCCCGCCCACCCGTTCCCGTTCATCTCGAATCGGTCGCTCTCGCTGGCGGTGCTGACGCGCGGCCCCGACGAGGAGGAGGCGACGTTCACGCGGGTGAAGATCCCGCAGAACCGGCCCCGACTGGTCGAACTCGAGCCCGGTCGCTACGTCCGTCTCGAGGAGGTGATGCGCGCGAACCTCGACCTGCTGTTCCCGAACGTGGAGGTGGTGGACACGGCGCTGTTCAGGCTGACGCGGAACGCCGAGGTACGCCGGCAGGAGGAGGTGGCCGAGGACCTCATCGAGATGATCCGGGAGGTGCTCGAACAGCGGCGGTTCGCCACCGTCGTCCGCCTCGAGGTGAGCGAGGACGCCCCCGAGGCGGTGGTGGGCCTGCTGACGGAGCAACTGGAACTCGAGGAGCGGGAGGTGTACCGGCTGGCCGGGCCGCTCGACTACCGGCCGCTGGAGGAGCTGACCGACCTCGACCGGCCGGAGCTGTCGCTGCCGTCGTGGACGCCACAGCCACACCCGCGGCTGGAGCGGTCGACGGGGCACGCCCTCGCCGGCGCGGGCGACGAGGACCCCGTCTCCGTGTTCGAGGAGATACGCCGTGACGACGTGTTGCTCCACCACCCCTACCACTCGTTCGAGGCCACGTTCCAGCGGTTCCTCGACGAGGCCGCGAGCGACCCGGACGTGCTGGCCATCAAGGCGGCCATCTACCGGACCGCCAGCGACTCGAAGGTCATCGAGTCGCTCATCGAGGCCGCCGAGAACGGCAAGCAGGTGGCGGTGATGGTCGAGTTGAAGGCCCGCTTCGACGAGGAGAACAACCTCGACTGGGTCCGCACGCTGGAGGAGGAGGGCATCCACGTCGCATACGGCACCGTCGGCCTGAAGACCCACACCAAGACGGCGCTCGTCGTCCGCGACGAACCCGACGGCGTCCAGCTCTACTCCCACGTCGGCACCGGCAACTACCACTCCGGGACCGCGAAGGGGTACGTCGACCTCGGCCTGCTGACCGCGGACCGTGACGTCGGCGACGACCTCGTGAAGGTGTTCAACTTCTTCACCGGGCCGTCGCTCGACGAGTCGTTCCGGAAACTGCTCATCGCGCCGGTCACGATGCGCGAGGAGTTCACCCGCTACGTCCAGCGCGAGGCCGAGCACGCCCGCGCGGGCCGCGACGCACGCATCGTCGTCAAGGTGAACGGGCTGGAGGATCCCGAGATGGTGGCCGAACTCTACCGCGCCTCGATGGCCGGCGTCGACGTCGACCTGATCGTACGCGACATCTGTCGGCTCCGGCCGGGCCTCGAGGGCGTCAGCGAGAACGTCCGGGTCCACAGCGTCGTCGGGCGGTTCCTCGAACACTCCCGCATCTACTACTTCGAGAACGCGGGGGACCCCGAGTACTACCTCGGGAGCGCCGACTGGATGACCCGGAACCTCGACAAGCGCGTCGAGGCCGTGGCCCCCGTCGAGGACCCGGAGATACGCGAGCAACTCCGGTTCAACCTCGAACTCGTCCTCGCCGACAACCGCCGACGCTGGGTGATGGACAGTGACGGCGAGTACGAACAGGTCCGCCCCGACGAGGACGAGCGGGTCGTCGACACGCAAGCGGTGCTGATGGACCGTACGTGGGCGGCTCTCGAGGCGGAGGGGGAGCACCGTGGCATCGTCCCCGACCACCCCGACGTGGGCCGCGAACTGCTCGTCGAGCCGCGGCCGGACGCCGAGGACGACGGTGACACCGACGAGCGCCGCGACGAGGTCGCCGCGGCCGACCCGTTCGACCGGTTCGCCGACCGGTGGTACGTCCCCGACAGCGAGCGCTACGACTACACCGTCCGGACGCCGGAGGGCGGCCGGCGCTACTTCGTGACACGAGATGGCGCACGAGACGCGCTGACACGGTTCTACGGCTGA
- a CDS encoding response regulator: MRQTRVLHVDDDAALLDLAAAFLDQHGLSVTTAESAAEGLRLLETESFDCVVSDYQMPEMDGLEFLQEVRTRSPDLPFVLFTGEGSEEIASDAIAAGVTDYLRKERGTPQFEVLANRVERAVAERRTEHRLDANERMLRALVEDLPGLVYRTRVEDDRTESLEGRVESLTGFPPDRFTDGEMTWRDLVHEDDTEWVTEAVGDALEAAEPFELRYRIRTGTGEIRQVSNYGRGVPLDDPTAVEGFIVPAGETVDEQSRLRALHDSTRELVGARSVAAVARATADATREVLGYPITGVRICDTAREVLVPLATTDETQNHLGERPVYDVTDDATEGGADGYPALAFRTGEPVYVQDTRTDGRATSPAEPVRSALYYPLGSHGTLSIGALSPDAFSETDRQLAAVLAGNAGVALDRAVRESDLEAERDRLAALFENIPDPTVRVRYDGDEPVVEAVNPAFEETFGYEEARLLGQSLDQFIVPPSDRAAAAEYNDRILEGEGLHGEVRRVTADGLRDFILHVVPYRRGVVVGEDEDATVGYAIYTDITERKERERELERQNERLEEFAGVVSHDLRNPLNVAEGRLELARETGADEHFDAVERSHERMRGLIEGLLELARQGRRLGETGAVSLGDAAEVAWGSVEGAGAELVLDGPLPTVVADRDRLSQLLENLLSNAVEHGSTSHDAGDTLTVTVGALADGDGFYVADDGVGIRFEDRDQVFDSGFTTADGGTGFGLAIVRSIAEAHGWTVSVTESDDGGARFEFTGVERAD; the protein is encoded by the coding sequence ATGAGGCAGACGCGGGTCCTCCACGTCGACGACGATGCGGCGTTGCTGGACCTCGCAGCGGCGTTCCTCGACCAACACGGCCTGTCGGTGACGACGGCCGAGTCGGCCGCCGAGGGACTCCGGTTGCTCGAGACGGAGTCGTTCGACTGCGTCGTGAGCGACTACCAGATGCCGGAGATGGACGGCCTCGAGTTCCTCCAGGAGGTCAGGACGCGCTCCCCGGACCTCCCGTTCGTGCTGTTCACGGGCGAGGGGAGCGAGGAGATCGCCAGCGACGCCATCGCCGCCGGCGTCACCGACTACCTCCGCAAGGAACGGGGCACCCCCCAGTTCGAGGTGCTCGCCAACCGGGTCGAGCGGGCGGTGGCCGAACGTCGCACCGAACACAGGCTCGACGCGAACGAGCGGATGCTCCGCGCGCTCGTCGAGGACCTCCCCGGGCTCGTCTACCGGACCCGCGTCGAGGACGACCGGACCGAGAGTCTCGAGGGACGGGTCGAGTCCCTCACCGGGTTCCCGCCCGACCGGTTCACCGACGGCGAGATGACGTGGCGTGACCTCGTCCACGAGGACGACACGGAGTGGGTGACCGAGGCCGTCGGTGACGCCCTCGAGGCCGCCGAACCGTTCGAGTTGCGCTACCGCATCCGCACCGGGACCGGCGAGATCCGTCAGGTGTCGAACTACGGCCGCGGGGTGCCGCTGGACGACCCGACGGCCGTCGAGGGGTTCATCGTCCCGGCGGGGGAGACGGTCGACGAGCAGTCGCGGTTGCGGGCGCTCCACGACTCCACCCGCGAACTGGTCGGCGCACGAAGCGTGGCGGCAGTGGCCCGCGCGACGGCCGACGCCACCCGCGAGGTGCTCGGCTACCCCATCACCGGCGTCCGCATCTGCGACACGGCCCGCGAGGTGCTCGTCCCGCTGGCGACCACCGACGAGACCCAGAACCACCTCGGCGAGCGGCCGGTGTACGACGTGACCGACGACGCGACCGAGGGTGGGGCCGACGGCTACCCCGCGCTGGCGTTCCGGACCGGCGAGCCGGTGTACGTCCAGGACACCCGGACGGACGGCCGCGCGACGAGCCCCGCCGAGCCCGTCCGCTCGGCGCTCTACTACCCGCTGGGGAGCCACGGCACGCTCAGCATCGGCGCGCTGAGCCCCGACGCGTTCAGCGAGACCGACCGCCAGCTCGCGGCGGTCCTCGCGGGGAACGCCGGGGTCGCGCTGGACCGGGCGGTCCGCGAGAGCGACCTGGAGGCAGAGCGCGACCGTCTCGCCGCGCTGTTCGAGAACATCCCCGACCCCACCGTCCGGGTCCGCTACGACGGGGACGAACCGGTCGTCGAGGCGGTGAATCCGGCGTTCGAGGAGACGTTCGGCTACGAGGAGGCACGGCTCCTTGGGCAGTCGCTCGACCAGTTCATCGTCCCCCCCAGCGACCGCGCGGCGGCCGCCGAGTACAACGACCGCATCCTGGAGGGCGAGGGACTCCACGGCGAGGTCCGGCGCGTCACCGCCGACGGCCTCCGGGACTTCATCCTCCACGTCGTCCCCTACCGACGCGGCGTCGTCGTCGGCGAGGACGAGGACGCCACGGTCGGGTACGCCATCTACACAGACATCACCGAGCGCAAGGAGCGAGAGCGGGAGCTGGAGCGACAGAACGAGCGCCTCGAGGAGTTCGCGGGCGTCGTCAGCCACGACCTGCGCAACCCGCTGAACGTCGCCGAGGGACGGCTGGAACTCGCCCGCGAGACGGGTGCGGACGAGCACTTCGACGCCGTCGAGCGTTCACACGAGCGGATGCGCGGTCTCATCGAGGGGCTACTCGAACTCGCGCGGCAGGGCCGGCGACTGGGCGAGACCGGTGCGGTCTCGCTCGGCGACGCCGCCGAGGTGGCGTGGGGCAGCGTCGAGGGGGCGGGGGCCGAACTCGTCCTCGACGGGCCGCTCCCGACGGTGGTGGCCGACCGCGACCGGCTCTCGCAGTTGCTGGAGAACCTCCTCTCGAACGCGGTCGAACACGGCTCCACGAGCCACGACGCCGGCGACACCCTGACGGTCACGGTCGGCGCGCTCGCCGACGGCGACGGGTTCTACGTCGCCGACGACGGCGTCGGCATCCGCTTCGAGGACCGCGACCAGGTGTTCGACTCCGGCTTCACCACCGCCGATGGGGGGACCGGGTTCGGCCTCGCTATCGTCCGCTCCATCGCCGAGGCCCACGGCTGGACCGTCTCGGTCACCGAGAGCGACGACGGCGGCGCCCGCTTCGAGTTCACGGGCGTCGAGCGGGCCGACTGA
- a CDS encoding HAD family hydrolase — MQRAVTFDLFGTLVVATRPADPAAAVAAELAARDVTIPDDWAAAYREVHVDAPEGAEVPLPAHVAAALRSRGVVPRGNAARRAVVAAFDPEVTVREGAHEAVAAAAEHGPVGVLSNCSAPEVVRRTLLRADLRGAFDVTVTSVGCGWRKPHPAAFESVAERLGVSPADLVHVGDDPATDGGVTEVGGRFVDVGETPLSALPAWFDRPPADG; from the coding sequence GTGCAGCGTGCCGTCACCTTCGACCTGTTCGGTACCCTCGTCGTGGCCACCCGGCCGGCCGACCCCGCCGCGGCGGTAGCCGCGGAACTCGCCGCCCGCGACGTGACCATCCCCGACGACTGGGCCGCAGCCTACCGTGAGGTCCACGTCGACGCCCCCGAGGGCGCCGAGGTCCCGCTCCCGGCACACGTCGCGGCCGCCCTGCGCTCGCGCGGCGTCGTCCCGCGAGGGAACGCGGCCCGCCGAGCGGTCGTGGCGGCCTTCGACCCCGAGGTGACGGTCCGCGAGGGCGCGCACGAGGCCGTCGCGGCCGCCGCCGAGCACGGCCCGGTCGGCGTGCTGTCGAACTGCTCGGCGCCGGAGGTCGTCCGCCGGACACTCCTGCGCGCCGACCTCCGGGGCGCGTTCGACGTGACGGTCACGAGCGTGGGCTGTGGCTGGCGGAAACCCCACCCCGCGGCGTTCGAGTCCGTCGCCGAGCGCCTCGGGGTATCCCCGGCGGATCTGGTCCACGTCGGCGACGACCCGGCGACCGACGGCGGCGTCACCGAGGTCGGCGGCCGGTTCGTCGACGTGGGCGAGACGCCGCTGTCGGCGCTCCCGGCGTGGTTCGACCGGCCGCCGGCCGACGGGTGA
- a CDS encoding helix-turn-helix domain-containing protein, with the protein MREFTFDLQYEPWVDGLAGLFVEHEDLLVRSLNAPANGWYWRLARATGPADALEGLEGLRTEDDVSAAQLDVDAALTIHHDVIERAARRRVFYSFVQDPGGQTVHGLIAQRFQPGVVVETVRQGDSQHWRLLLRPGETVGEFHDELVDRLREGVTFRMGAIRDATMWREQADPGDLPEEQRRAVRAAVKAGYYESPRAATLDEIAAHLGIPRSTLSYRLRKAEAHLARAFATTDGQDIE; encoded by the coding sequence ATGCGGGAGTTCACCTTCGACCTCCAGTACGAGCCGTGGGTCGACGGGTTGGCGGGGCTCTTCGTGGAGCACGAGGACCTGCTCGTGCGGTCGCTGAACGCGCCCGCGAACGGCTGGTACTGGCGGCTCGCGCGCGCGACCGGTCCCGCCGACGCGCTCGAGGGGCTCGAGGGACTCCGTACCGAGGACGACGTCTCGGCCGCACAACTCGACGTCGACGCCGCCCTCACCATCCACCACGACGTCATCGAGCGTGCGGCTCGCCGCCGCGTCTTCTACTCGTTCGTCCAGGACCCCGGCGGGCAGACCGTCCACGGCCTCATCGCCCAGCGGTTCCAGCCGGGGGTCGTCGTCGAGACGGTCCGGCAGGGTGACAGCCAGCACTGGCGGCTGCTCCTCCGGCCGGGCGAGACGGTCGGCGAGTTCCACGACGAACTCGTCGACAGACTGCGCGAGGGGGTCACGTTCCGGATGGGGGCGATACGCGACGCGACGATGTGGCGCGAGCAGGCCGACCCCGGCGACCTGCCCGAGGAACAGCGCCGCGCGGTCCGGGCGGCGGTGAAGGCGGGGTACTACGAGTCGCCGCGCGCCGCCACCCTCGACGAGATCGCCGCGCACCTCGGCATCCCACGTTCGACGCTCTCCTACCGCCTCCGGAAGGCCGAGGCCCACCTCGCCCGCGCGTTCGCCACCACGGACGGGCAGGACATCGAGTGA
- the thsA gene encoding thermosome subunit alpha: protein MYLYDQPIYILSENTRRTSGRDAQRWNILAGRAVSSAVRTTLGPKGMDKMLVDASGNVVVTNDGATILTEMDVEHPAAQMMVEVAETQEAETGDGTTTAVVLAGELLSRAEDLLENDVHPTVVANGYRFAAAEARSILEGMATPADEGRVLEAARTAMTGKGPEAAKEHLADLVFRAVEAVRDADGEVDLENVAIETVVGASVDDASLVEGVVLSKERMRETMPRRVGDARVALVDAPVEVRGTEVDAHVDLSTTEQLEAFLAHEESELRAMAAAVTDAGANVLVTRKKVDDLVAGFLAKAGVFVVQRAKDGEMRALARATGAKRVSSVSDLTPEDLGAAGLVEERDVGDDTFVFVEECAEPASVTILLRGGTEHVVGEVERAVEDALGVVRVAMRDDLVLPGGGAPEVELARGLREFASGVAGREQLAVEAFADAVEVIPRTLAENAGLDPIDSVVALRAAHERGETAAGLDAYTGEVSDMYDLEVVEPLAVKLQAVEGATECVELLLRIDDVVAARASGGSAPEAF, encoded by the coding sequence ATGTACCTGTACGACCAGCCCATCTACATCCTGAGCGAGAACACCCGCCGGACCTCCGGGCGGGACGCCCAGCGGTGGAACATCCTCGCCGGTCGCGCCGTATCCAGCGCCGTCCGCACCACCCTCGGGCCGAAGGGGATGGACAAGATGCTCGTCGACGCGAGTGGGAACGTCGTCGTGACGAACGACGGGGCGACCATCCTCACCGAGATGGACGTCGAACACCCCGCCGCCCAGATGATGGTCGAGGTCGCCGAGACACAGGAGGCCGAGACGGGCGACGGCACCACCACCGCCGTCGTCCTCGCCGGTGAACTCCTCTCGCGCGCCGAGGACCTCCTCGAGAACGACGTCCACCCGACCGTCGTCGCCAACGGCTACCGGTTCGCCGCCGCCGAGGCCCGGTCCATCCTCGAGGGGATGGCGACGCCCGCCGACGAGGGGCGCGTCCTCGAGGCCGCCCGGACCGCGATGACGGGCAAGGGACCCGAGGCCGCGAAGGAGCACCTCGCCGACCTCGTGTTCCGGGCGGTCGAGGCCGTGCGTGACGCCGACGGCGAGGTCGACCTCGAGAACGTCGCTATCGAGACGGTCGTCGGCGCCAGCGTCGACGACGCCAGCCTCGTCGAGGGCGTGGTCCTCTCGAAAGAGCGGATGCGCGAGACGATGCCCCGACGCGTCGGGGACGCCCGCGTCGCCCTCGTCGACGCCCCCGTCGAGGTCCGCGGGACGGAGGTCGACGCCCACGTCGACCTCTCGACGACCGAGCAACTGGAGGCGTTCCTCGCCCACGAGGAGTCCGAACTCCGCGCGATGGCCGCCGCGGTCACCGACGCCGGCGCGAACGTGCTGGTCACCCGCAAGAAGGTCGACGACCTCGTCGCGGGCTTCCTCGCGAAGGCCGGCGTGTTCGTCGTCCAGCGCGCGAAGGACGGCGAGATGCGGGCGCTCGCCCGCGCGACCGGTGCCAAGCGCGTCTCTAGCGTGAGCGACCTCACCCCCGAGGACCTCGGCGCGGCCGGCCTCGTCGAGGAACGCGACGTCGGCGACGACACGTTCGTCTTCGTCGAGGAGTGTGCCGAACCCGCCAGCGTCACCATCCTCCTGCGCGGTGGCACCGAGCACGTCGTTGGCGAGGTCGAGCGGGCCGTCGAGGACGCCCTCGGCGTGGTCCGGGTCGCGATGCGCGACGACCTCGTCCTGCCCGGTGGCGGCGCCCCCGAGGTCGAACTGGCACGCGGGCTCCGCGAGTTCGCGAGCGGCGTCGCCGGGCGCGAGCAACTCGCGGTCGAGGCGTTCGCCGACGCCGTCGAGGTCATCCCCCGCACGCTGGCCGAGAACGCCGGCCTCGACCCCATCGACAGCGTCGTCGCGCTCCGGGCCGCCCACGAGCGCGGCGAGACCGCCGCCGGTCTCGACGCCTACACCGGCGAGGTCAGCGACATGTACGACCTCGAGGTGGTCGAGCCGCTCGCCGTGAAGCTACAGGCGGTCGAGGGGGCGACGGAGTGCGTCGAACTGCTGCTGCGCATCGACGACGTGGTCGCCGCTCGCGCCAGCGGTGGCTCGGCGCCCGAGGCCTTCTAG
- the tatA gene encoding twin-arginine translocase TatA/TatE family subunit, which produces MHPHVYTFVGIPGGPELLVILLLVVLLFGADRLPKLARSSGQAMGEFEKGREAVEAEIRAARAETLDGEDEADDVESAPTDEAEVESDPGTARPA; this is translated from the coding sequence ATGCACCCACACGTCTACACGTTCGTCGGTATCCCCGGTGGGCCGGAACTGCTGGTCATCCTCCTGCTGGTGGTGCTCCTGTTCGGCGCCGACCGCCTCCCGAAACTCGCCCGCTCGTCCGGGCAGGCGATGGGTGAGTTCGAGAAGGGCCGCGAGGCCGTGGAGGCGGAGATCCGGGCCGCGCGGGCGGAGACACTCGATGGCGAGGACGAGGCGGACGACGTCGAGTCGGCGCCGACCGACGAGGCCGAGGTCGAGTCCGACCCCGGCACGGCCCGACCCGCCTGA
- a CDS encoding AN1-type zinc finger protein → MTGACAACGADDELLFTCRHCERRFCQRHELPHHTCEQFRSGGHTPEPSADESPAESSTRTTAGPTSATRRGDQSPERTPSPEATVAADGPVGTEEPVGPMDSERAVGVVSPASSPRSLGEWLGHQTYLTFLFKIGGLALLLNVAFYGGVALTLYDPFGLL, encoded by the coding sequence ATGACCGGGGCGTGCGCCGCCTGTGGCGCCGACGACGAACTCCTGTTCACCTGTCGGCACTGCGAGCGGCGGTTCTGCCAGCGCCACGAACTCCCCCACCACACCTGCGAGCAATTCCGGAGCGGGGGGCACACGCCCGAACCCTCGGCAGACGAGAGCCCGGCCGAGTCGTCGACACGGACCACGGCCGGCCCGACGAGCGCCACGCGTCGGGGGGACCAGTCGCCCGAGCGCACGCCTTCCCCCGAGGCGACGGTGGCCGCCGACGGACCGGTCGGGACCGAGGAGCCGGTCGGGCCGATGGACTCGGAGCGGGCCGTCGGCGTGGTCTCACCCGCCTCCTCCCCCCGGAGTCTGGGCGAGTGGCTCGGGCACCAGACCTACCTGACGTTCCTGTTCAAGATCGGTGGCCTGGCGCTGCTCCTCAACGTCGCCTTCTACGGGGGGGTGGCGCTCACCCTCTACGACCCGTTCGGCCTGCTCTAG